In the Hordeum vulgare subsp. vulgare chromosome 7H, MorexV3_pseudomolecules_assembly, whole genome shotgun sequence genome, one interval contains:
- the LOC123409452 gene encoding F-box protein At5g07610-like codes for MSVPSDRSRPSEDGCASTRVRSYSPPHGGTAAERLADDMLVEILSRVPARSVCRFKCVSKHWLSLIDHPDHRKKLPQTLAGFFYTRSDNGQLPLETEVRFVSVSGKRGPPVDTSFAFLPSHGRVDLLDCCNGLLLCRWYAVSAPDDEFRYIVCNPAREEWVELPDTSHADNVRREALHLGFDPVVSPHFYVFAFLEDAHFNFYLAGVEVYSSETRRWVYKEIGWSKRIKLAARQSDAVFLNGCLHFYASGKISPFYIGVIDKEGEIWARLCIPGDRFGGFIQQSQGRLHYANFKKDHNGDVVRLVVYVLEDYNSKKWKLKDTVETSDIFAGTNVTGSDRLAIHSVDSCWIATHPQYNLIFFTVGSASTLMCYDMDRQQVKVIRNHDGYQPRLPYVPFYGELQSLHA; via the exons ATGTCCGTCCCGTCGGATCGCTCTCGCCCGAGCGAGGATGGCTGCGCTTCAACTCGTGTCCG GTCTTACTCTCCTCCCCACGGCGGCACGGCCGCCGAGAGGCTCGCCGACGACATGCTCGTCGAGATCCTCTCGCGCGTCCCAGCAAGGTCGGTGTGCCGCTTCAAGTGCGTCTCCAAGCACTGGCTCAGCCTCATCGACCACCCGGATCACCGCAAGAAgctccctcaaaccctagccggcTTCTTCTACACTAGGAGTGACAACGGGCAGTTGCCTCTGGAAACAGAAGTCCGCTTCGTCAGTGTCTCGGGGAAACGCGGCCCTCCGGTCGACACCTCTTTCGCCTTCCTACCCAGCCACGGGCGCGTCGATCTACTGGACTGCTGCAATGGCCTCCTCCTCTGTCGCTGGTACGCCGTCTCCGCTCCGGATGATGAGTTCCGCTACATCGTGTGTAATCCTGCCAGGGAGGAGTGGGTTGAGTTGCCGGACACCAGTCATGCTGACAATGTACGGCGCGAGGCACTGCATTTGGGTTTCGATCCTGTGGTGTCTCCCCACTTCTATGTGTTTGCGTTCCTCGAGGATGCCCACTTTAACTTCTACCTTGCCGGAGTGGAAGTATATTCATCGGAAACCAGGAGATGGGTTTATAAGGAAATTGGATGGAGCAAAAGAATTAAGCTTGCTGCTCGGCAGTCTGATGCTGTCTTCCTCAACGGCTGCTTGCATTTTTATGCCTCTGGCAAAATTTCACCCTTTTATATAGGTGTGATTGACAAGGAGGGGGAAATATGGGCGAGGCTCTGTATCCCTGGTGATAGGTTTGGTGGTTTTATTCAGCAATCACAGGGCCGTTTGCATTATGCTAATTTTAAGAAAGATCACAATGGCGATGTGGTTCGACTAGTAGTCTATGTTCTGGAGGACTATAACAGCAAAAAATGGAAACTTAAGGATACCGTTGAAACTTCAGATATATTTGCAGGGACAAATGTTACTGGTTCCGACCGGTTGGCAATTCATTCGGTTGATTCTTGTTGGATTGCGACTCATCCACAATATAACTTGATATTCTTCACTGTGGGGTCAGCTTCCACATTAATGTGCTACGACATGGATCGTCAGCAAGTCAAAGTGATTCGCAATCATGATGGCTATCAGCCACGTCTGCCATATGTTCCATTTTATGGAGAGTTACAATCACTTCACGCATGA